A segment of the Mesotoga infera genome:
GAGATACAAAGATTTTCAGGTCATACCCCCTTTCGTTGAGAATCTCCGCAGTCTCAGATATCATACACATAGTGATCACTACGGCGGCTACAGTGGAAATTGCCCCAACCTTCGCTCGAATTCCTTTCAGTTCAACTACAGCATCTTCAGGCGGAACACAGTTATCAATTAGTATGTCGGCGATATCTATCAGCTTTCTTCCGGATGAATGAGTAGCCTTTGCAAGCTGCTGGTTCGATTCGGAAGTGACAGCTACGACATTTGCCCCTTTGCTCTTGCCAAATAACGCTGCCTCAACTGGAGCCGCGTTCAGTCCACCATGTGAGTAGATAACCATTACATCGTCCTTCTTTACGGGCTGATAACGCAGGAAGCCATCAACCACGAAATCCTCCTTGCGTTCTATTAGCAACAACCCTGGAGCACTCGAAGGGCCTGTGATGCTCCCCCACATCAGTCTTGGCTCCATCAGGGCATTCAGACCGAGAAAACTGCCATATCGCGGGAAAGCGTCCATTACCGGAATGACTGAGTGCCCACTACCGAAAAAATGAACAAACCCTCCTTCCAGAATAGAGTGTGCCATCATCTCAGCTGTTTCACCTATGGCTTTGCCTTGCTCCGATTCGATGCTGTCTACCAGTTTCCTTACTGCAGAAAGATAAGCAGAAATAGCCATCAATATACCTCCTACGTAGTTTGCTTTCGTTGCATGAGTATTGTCGTTCCAAGAATCTGAGCATCCTCCCCGAGATTGCTTAGGAGGATTTGAGGGATAGGAACCATGGGGCTTTTGTGGCTTTCAATAGACCTTAGTGCTTCATTTTTCAAAGATCTCCATCGCCTTCCAATACTGCCTGAAAGCACTATTCTCTCAGGATCAGTGCTGTTCAGAAAGCAAGAGATGAGCTTTCCGAGATACCTTCCTGCCCTGTTTACGACTTCAGCTGCTTTTGGAGCGCCTTGTTCTGCCAGAGTGAAGATCTCGTAAGCGGGGAGTCTCTCGCCCGTAAGCTCCTCATACTTCAATGTGATTCCAACGCCGCCGACCAGATACTCAATTCTCTCTTCATCGAATCTGAGCCAACCAACGGAGCCTGCAAGTCCGTTACTTCCCTCAATTACCGTTCCATTTGACACAATTCCCATTCCTACTCCTGTTCCAATCGAGATATAGAGAAAATCAGTAACTCCTTTCGCTTTGCCAAATTCCATT
Coding sequences within it:
- a CDS encoding ROK family protein; the protein is MNRLVIDIGGTNTRVCLVDETPAVVFKERINYSDDIGTFQALLKKSCRNILSKEETADMVGLSVAGGYLLKNKRIWIPNLFGTELVCPFDLLDLDENHLFVTNDRVSGAIGEMEFGKAKGVTDFLYISIGTGVGMGIVSNGTVIEGSNGLAGSVGWLRFDEERIEYLVGGVGITLKYEELTGERLPAYEIFTLAEQGAPKAAEVVNRAGRYLGKLISCFLNSTDPERIVLSGSIGRRWRSLKNEALRSIESHKSPMVPIPQILLSNLGEDAQILGTTILMQRKQTT
- a CDS encoding sugar isomerase domain-containing protein, encoding MMAISAYLSAVRKLVDSIESEQGKAIGETAEMMAHSILEGGFVHFFGSGHSVIPVMDAFPRYGSFLGLNALMEPRLMWGSITGPSSAPGLLLIERKEDFVVDGFLRYQPVKKDDVMVIYSHGGLNAAPVEAALFGKSKGANVVAVTSESNQQLAKATHSSGRKLIDIADILIDNCVPPEDAVVELKGIRAKVGAISTVAAVVITMCMISETAEILNERGYDLKIFVSPNVEGYGVGHNLEIFDEHNKRISAHSLDE